From a single Parambassis ranga chromosome 2, fParRan2.1, whole genome shotgun sequence genomic region:
- the vezt gene encoding vezatin isoform X1 encodes MCFSNRLAINFSAAAPEYCRLQLQNAKRVACRWRRAMTEEFDEDVVFENSPLFQYLHDLGHTDFEACPTASQEEEYGGQEEDPTSPGEDSQNTAGGCLWRLAEALWRWSPIYPRAASRKQEQQLDCVFGQYSVRCILDQDVLLQEDVELIELLDPSLLTLGSSPSGSPSRASSLPRPSLIATPSLWDMAGLVGLAAVLLGLCSVSEGLWSLAAAPWGMALLGWVVLRGITLWRRGRMQRAVHTRATQLQILVHNSKTLTGLSRKALRLVQETEVISRGFTLLLDRVSAASSFSRAGPGVVPRGQQLIGLRKALYRALRSAFRASRRATCHMLKAFPLNSEIDNVTNYVSAVPLKELGLGLGIEHLGDEQAQELTDDYSLPALKMLFQLWVGQSSECFRRLALLLSPRRLDEAEEYVTKVETSPSASPLPPLHRSIAAVTEPLHHALASCLGEVQRSYDFHRHFETQPRMTGCDRTGRAREKCRELNTLHTSIRSLQLHLKALLSEMIILEDDLEKLMVSKELTELTLEGYQDLSDRLHQLQPHMQASTGCWEDTISQVERMLKRANTCPGSTEGVEQCGPPEFKVPAPPPSYPLILDRDPVPEELEWEAYVSDSDSDSEGQGSWTDMLSPEERERQRREREESRRVLSELKAVLGFRASEGERMKRKQLLFNDQAALTPSALTDSSDPATNLSGAPTSVGPVDIGNEEGNHLSERSAGNKGEEGEGKDSRVRPDPSADPVTEFSCGLEGGDMGGTSFCSRGGGGASELHQYDGVAEEAEGQNGLDCFLKPKVLAVSLMDRLTEIHGSEALSFSSTLAAQVAARSQSLINMEEQTFGDEEEEEDDEEEAESDRPTLENDKTLKPSALSEH; translated from the exons ATGTGCTTTAGCAACCGGCTAGCTATCAACTTCTCAGCCGCTGCTCCTGAGTACTGTCGCCTACAACTTCAGAATGCAAAACGGGTTGCGTGTAGATGGCGGAGAGCAATGACTGAAGAGTTTGACGAAGATGTGGTATTTGAG AACTCTCCTCTTTTCCAGTACCTGCACGATTTAGGCCACACAGACTTTGAGGCATGTCCGACGGCGTCACAGGAGGAGGAGTATGGCGGACAAGAGGAAGACCCCACATCTCCAGGGGAAGATTCACAGAACACTGCA ggcgGATGTTTATGGAGGCTGGCTGAGGCGTTGTGGCGATGGAGCCCAATTTACCCGAGGGCTGCCTCTCGTAAGCAGGAGCAGCAACTG GACTGTGTGTTTGGCCAGTACTCGGTTAGGTGCATTCTGGACCAGGATGTGCTTCTGCAGGAGGATGTGGAACTCATTGAGCTGTTAGACCCGAGCCTGCTCACTCTTGGTTCGTCGCCCTCTGGCTCACCCAGTCGAGCAAGCTCTCTGCCCAGACCGAGCCTCATTGCCACTCCCTCCCTCTG GGACATGGCAGGGCTGGTGGGCCTGGCGGCAGTGCTGCTGGGACTCTGCTCTGTGTCCGAGGGCCTGTGGTCGCTGGCCGCAGCACCGTGGGGCATGGCCCTGCTGGGCTGGGTGGTGCTGAGGGGGATCACGCTGTGGAGACGGGGTCGCATGCAGAGGGCTGTGCACACCAGGGCCACGCAGCTCCAGATTCTGGTTCACAACAGCAAGACTCTCACTGGGCTGTCCCGTAAGGCCCTGCGCCTTGTGCAGGAGACAGAGGTCATTTCTAGAGGGTTCACCCT TTTGCTCGACAGGGTGAGTGCGGCCAGCTCCTTTAGCAGGGCCGGGCCAGGGGTGGTGCCACGTGGCCAGCAGCTGATTGGACTCCGGAAGGCCTTGTACCGTGCGCTTCGCTCGGCCTTTAGAGCCTCACGCAGGGCTACGTGTCACATGCTCAAGGC GTTCCCACTAAACTCTGAGATTGATAATGTGACCAACTACGTATCTGCGGTGCCTCTGAAGGAGTTGGGGCTCGGCCTGGGAATTGAGCACCTGGGTGATGAACAGgcccaggagctgactgatgacTACAGCCTGCCCGCCCTGAAG ATGCTGTTCCAGCTGTGGGTGGGACAAAGCTCTGAATGTTTCCGTCGACTGGCCCTCCTTCTCTCGCCACGGAGACTGGATGAGGCAGAAGAGTATGTGACCAAAGTTGAAACCTCCCcctctgcatctcctctgcctccaCTCCACCGGTCCATCGCTGCAGTAACAGAACCCCTCCATCATGCACTTGCCAGCTGTCTTGGCGAAGTGCAGCGCAGCTACGACTTCCACCGACACTTCGAGACCCAGCCGAGGATGACGGGCTGTGACCGCACTGGCCGAGCCAGGGAGAAGTGCCGAGAGCTCAACACCTTGCACACCTCTATCCGAAGCTTGCAGCTGCACCTCAAGGCCCTGCTCAGCGA AATGATCATTCTGGAGGACGACCTGGAGAAACTGATGGTGTCAAAGGAGTTGACAGAGTTGACTCTTGAGGGCTACCAGGATCTTAGCGACCGCCTGCATCAGCTGCAGCCTCACATGCAAGCCAGCACCGGCTGCTGGGAGGACACCATCAGCCAGGTGGAGCGCATGCTAAAACGGGCCAATACCTGTCCAG GGAGTACTGAGGGTGTGGAGCAGTGTGGTCCTCCTGAATTTAAAGTCCCTGCTCCTCCACCATCCTACCCTCTCATCCTGGACAGAGACCCGGTGCCGGAGGAGCTG GAGTGGGAGGCATACGTGTCTGACTCGGACTCTGACAGTGAGGGCCAAGGGTCGTGGACAGACATGCTGTCACCAGAGGAGCGTGAACGACAGCGGCGGGAGAGGGAGGAGTCTCGCCGCGTCCTGTCTGAACTCAAAGCTGTTCTGGGCTTCCGTGCGTCAGAGggggagaggatgaagaggaagcagCTGCTCTTCAATGATCAAG CTGCTTTGACACCTTCAGCCCTTACTGACAGTTCAGATCCTGCCACAAACCTGTCAGGCGCTCCAACTTCTGTAGGCCCCGTGGATATAGGCAATGAAGAAGGAAACCACCTATCAGAACGCTCTGCAGGAAACAAAGGGGAGGAAGGGGAAGGAAAAGACAGCCGGGTGAGGCCTGACCCCTCTGCAGACCCGGTGACGGAGTTCAGCTGTGGTTTGGAGGGAGGGGATATGGGAGGAACTTCGttctgcagcagaggaggaggaggggcatcagagctgcaccagtATGATGGTGTGGCAGAAGAGGCAGAGGGCCAGAATGGTCTGGACTGCTTCCTGAAGCCTAAAGTCCTTGCTGTCTCTCTgatggacagactgacagagatcCACGGCTCAGAGGCTCTCAGCTTCAGCTCTACCCTCGCTGCACAGGTGGCTGCTCGCTCACAATCACTTATCAACATGGAGGAGCAGACATTTggagacgaggaagaggaggaggacgacgaagaagaagcagaaagtgACAGACCAACCCTAGAGAACGACAAGACATTAAAGCCCTCGGCTTTATCCGAGCACTGA
- the vezt gene encoding vezatin isoform X2, with product MCFSNRLAINFSAAAPEYCRLQLQNAKRVACRWRRAMTEEFDEDVVFENSPLFQYLHDLGHTDFEACPTASQEEEYGGQEEDPTSPGEDSQNTAGGCLWRLAEALWRWSPIYPRAASRKQEQQLDCVFGQYSVRCILDQDVLLQEDVELIELLDPSLLTLGSSPSGSPSRASSLPRPSLIATPSLWDMAGLVGLAAVLLGLCSVSEGLWSLAAAPWGMALLGWVVLRGITLWRRGRMQRAVHTRATQLQILVHNSKTLTGLSRKALRLVQETEVISRGFTLVSAASSFSRAGPGVVPRGQQLIGLRKALYRALRSAFRASRRATCHMLKAFPLNSEIDNVTNYVSAVPLKELGLGLGIEHLGDEQAQELTDDYSLPALKMLFQLWVGQSSECFRRLALLLSPRRLDEAEEYVTKVETSPSASPLPPLHRSIAAVTEPLHHALASCLGEVQRSYDFHRHFETQPRMTGCDRTGRAREKCRELNTLHTSIRSLQLHLKALLSEMIILEDDLEKLMVSKELTELTLEGYQDLSDRLHQLQPHMQASTGCWEDTISQVERMLKRANTCPGSTEGVEQCGPPEFKVPAPPPSYPLILDRDPVPEELEWEAYVSDSDSDSEGQGSWTDMLSPEERERQRREREESRRVLSELKAVLGFRASEGERMKRKQLLFNDQAALTPSALTDSSDPATNLSGAPTSVGPVDIGNEEGNHLSERSAGNKGEEGEGKDSRVRPDPSADPVTEFSCGLEGGDMGGTSFCSRGGGGASELHQYDGVAEEAEGQNGLDCFLKPKVLAVSLMDRLTEIHGSEALSFSSTLAAQVAARSQSLINMEEQTFGDEEEEEDDEEEAESDRPTLENDKTLKPSALSEH from the exons ATGTGCTTTAGCAACCGGCTAGCTATCAACTTCTCAGCCGCTGCTCCTGAGTACTGTCGCCTACAACTTCAGAATGCAAAACGGGTTGCGTGTAGATGGCGGAGAGCAATGACTGAAGAGTTTGACGAAGATGTGGTATTTGAG AACTCTCCTCTTTTCCAGTACCTGCACGATTTAGGCCACACAGACTTTGAGGCATGTCCGACGGCGTCACAGGAGGAGGAGTATGGCGGACAAGAGGAAGACCCCACATCTCCAGGGGAAGATTCACAGAACACTGCA ggcgGATGTTTATGGAGGCTGGCTGAGGCGTTGTGGCGATGGAGCCCAATTTACCCGAGGGCTGCCTCTCGTAAGCAGGAGCAGCAACTG GACTGTGTGTTTGGCCAGTACTCGGTTAGGTGCATTCTGGACCAGGATGTGCTTCTGCAGGAGGATGTGGAACTCATTGAGCTGTTAGACCCGAGCCTGCTCACTCTTGGTTCGTCGCCCTCTGGCTCACCCAGTCGAGCAAGCTCTCTGCCCAGACCGAGCCTCATTGCCACTCCCTCCCTCTG GGACATGGCAGGGCTGGTGGGCCTGGCGGCAGTGCTGCTGGGACTCTGCTCTGTGTCCGAGGGCCTGTGGTCGCTGGCCGCAGCACCGTGGGGCATGGCCCTGCTGGGCTGGGTGGTGCTGAGGGGGATCACGCTGTGGAGACGGGGTCGCATGCAGAGGGCTGTGCACACCAGGGCCACGCAGCTCCAGATTCTGGTTCACAACAGCAAGACTCTCACTGGGCTGTCCCGTAAGGCCCTGCGCCTTGTGCAGGAGACAGAGGTCATTTCTAGAGGGTTCACCCT GGTGAGTGCGGCCAGCTCCTTTAGCAGGGCCGGGCCAGGGGTGGTGCCACGTGGCCAGCAGCTGATTGGACTCCGGAAGGCCTTGTACCGTGCGCTTCGCTCGGCCTTTAGAGCCTCACGCAGGGCTACGTGTCACATGCTCAAGGC GTTCCCACTAAACTCTGAGATTGATAATGTGACCAACTACGTATCTGCGGTGCCTCTGAAGGAGTTGGGGCTCGGCCTGGGAATTGAGCACCTGGGTGATGAACAGgcccaggagctgactgatgacTACAGCCTGCCCGCCCTGAAG ATGCTGTTCCAGCTGTGGGTGGGACAAAGCTCTGAATGTTTCCGTCGACTGGCCCTCCTTCTCTCGCCACGGAGACTGGATGAGGCAGAAGAGTATGTGACCAAAGTTGAAACCTCCCcctctgcatctcctctgcctccaCTCCACCGGTCCATCGCTGCAGTAACAGAACCCCTCCATCATGCACTTGCCAGCTGTCTTGGCGAAGTGCAGCGCAGCTACGACTTCCACCGACACTTCGAGACCCAGCCGAGGATGACGGGCTGTGACCGCACTGGCCGAGCCAGGGAGAAGTGCCGAGAGCTCAACACCTTGCACACCTCTATCCGAAGCTTGCAGCTGCACCTCAAGGCCCTGCTCAGCGA AATGATCATTCTGGAGGACGACCTGGAGAAACTGATGGTGTCAAAGGAGTTGACAGAGTTGACTCTTGAGGGCTACCAGGATCTTAGCGACCGCCTGCATCAGCTGCAGCCTCACATGCAAGCCAGCACCGGCTGCTGGGAGGACACCATCAGCCAGGTGGAGCGCATGCTAAAACGGGCCAATACCTGTCCAG GGAGTACTGAGGGTGTGGAGCAGTGTGGTCCTCCTGAATTTAAAGTCCCTGCTCCTCCACCATCCTACCCTCTCATCCTGGACAGAGACCCGGTGCCGGAGGAGCTG GAGTGGGAGGCATACGTGTCTGACTCGGACTCTGACAGTGAGGGCCAAGGGTCGTGGACAGACATGCTGTCACCAGAGGAGCGTGAACGACAGCGGCGGGAGAGGGAGGAGTCTCGCCGCGTCCTGTCTGAACTCAAAGCTGTTCTGGGCTTCCGTGCGTCAGAGggggagaggatgaagaggaagcagCTGCTCTTCAATGATCAAG CTGCTTTGACACCTTCAGCCCTTACTGACAGTTCAGATCCTGCCACAAACCTGTCAGGCGCTCCAACTTCTGTAGGCCCCGTGGATATAGGCAATGAAGAAGGAAACCACCTATCAGAACGCTCTGCAGGAAACAAAGGGGAGGAAGGGGAAGGAAAAGACAGCCGGGTGAGGCCTGACCCCTCTGCAGACCCGGTGACGGAGTTCAGCTGTGGTTTGGAGGGAGGGGATATGGGAGGAACTTCGttctgcagcagaggaggaggaggggcatcagagctgcaccagtATGATGGTGTGGCAGAAGAGGCAGAGGGCCAGAATGGTCTGGACTGCTTCCTGAAGCCTAAAGTCCTTGCTGTCTCTCTgatggacagactgacagagatcCACGGCTCAGAGGCTCTCAGCTTCAGCTCTACCCTCGCTGCACAGGTGGCTGCTCGCTCACAATCACTTATCAACATGGAGGAGCAGACATTTggagacgaggaagaggaggaggacgacgaagaagaagcagaaagtgACAGACCAACCCTAGAGAACGACAAGACATTAAAGCCCTCGGCTTTATCCGAGCACTGA
- the vezt gene encoding vezatin isoform X3 — MHNSPLFQYLHDLGHTDFEACPTASQEEEYGGQEEDPTSPGEDSQNTAGGCLWRLAEALWRWSPIYPRAASRKQEQQLDCVFGQYSVRCILDQDVLLQEDVELIELLDPSLLTLGSSPSGSPSRASSLPRPSLIATPSLWDMAGLVGLAAVLLGLCSVSEGLWSLAAAPWGMALLGWVVLRGITLWRRGRMQRAVHTRATQLQILVHNSKTLTGLSRKALRLVQETEVISRGFTLLLDRVSAASSFSRAGPGVVPRGQQLIGLRKALYRALRSAFRASRRATCHMLKAFPLNSEIDNVTNYVSAVPLKELGLGLGIEHLGDEQAQELTDDYSLPALKMLFQLWVGQSSECFRRLALLLSPRRLDEAEEYVTKVETSPSASPLPPLHRSIAAVTEPLHHALASCLGEVQRSYDFHRHFETQPRMTGCDRTGRAREKCRELNTLHTSIRSLQLHLKALLSEMIILEDDLEKLMVSKELTELTLEGYQDLSDRLHQLQPHMQASTGCWEDTISQVERMLKRANTCPGSTEGVEQCGPPEFKVPAPPPSYPLILDRDPVPEELEWEAYVSDSDSDSEGQGSWTDMLSPEERERQRREREESRRVLSELKAVLGFRASEGERMKRKQLLFNDQAALTPSALTDSSDPATNLSGAPTSVGPVDIGNEEGNHLSERSAGNKGEEGEGKDSRVRPDPSADPVTEFSCGLEGGDMGGTSFCSRGGGGASELHQYDGVAEEAEGQNGLDCFLKPKVLAVSLMDRLTEIHGSEALSFSSTLAAQVAARSQSLINMEEQTFGDEEEEEDDEEEAESDRPTLENDKTLKPSALSEH; from the exons ATGCAT AACTCTCCTCTTTTCCAGTACCTGCACGATTTAGGCCACACAGACTTTGAGGCATGTCCGACGGCGTCACAGGAGGAGGAGTATGGCGGACAAGAGGAAGACCCCACATCTCCAGGGGAAGATTCACAGAACACTGCA ggcgGATGTTTATGGAGGCTGGCTGAGGCGTTGTGGCGATGGAGCCCAATTTACCCGAGGGCTGCCTCTCGTAAGCAGGAGCAGCAACTG GACTGTGTGTTTGGCCAGTACTCGGTTAGGTGCATTCTGGACCAGGATGTGCTTCTGCAGGAGGATGTGGAACTCATTGAGCTGTTAGACCCGAGCCTGCTCACTCTTGGTTCGTCGCCCTCTGGCTCACCCAGTCGAGCAAGCTCTCTGCCCAGACCGAGCCTCATTGCCACTCCCTCCCTCTG GGACATGGCAGGGCTGGTGGGCCTGGCGGCAGTGCTGCTGGGACTCTGCTCTGTGTCCGAGGGCCTGTGGTCGCTGGCCGCAGCACCGTGGGGCATGGCCCTGCTGGGCTGGGTGGTGCTGAGGGGGATCACGCTGTGGAGACGGGGTCGCATGCAGAGGGCTGTGCACACCAGGGCCACGCAGCTCCAGATTCTGGTTCACAACAGCAAGACTCTCACTGGGCTGTCCCGTAAGGCCCTGCGCCTTGTGCAGGAGACAGAGGTCATTTCTAGAGGGTTCACCCT TTTGCTCGACAGGGTGAGTGCGGCCAGCTCCTTTAGCAGGGCCGGGCCAGGGGTGGTGCCACGTGGCCAGCAGCTGATTGGACTCCGGAAGGCCTTGTACCGTGCGCTTCGCTCGGCCTTTAGAGCCTCACGCAGGGCTACGTGTCACATGCTCAAGGC GTTCCCACTAAACTCTGAGATTGATAATGTGACCAACTACGTATCTGCGGTGCCTCTGAAGGAGTTGGGGCTCGGCCTGGGAATTGAGCACCTGGGTGATGAACAGgcccaggagctgactgatgacTACAGCCTGCCCGCCCTGAAG ATGCTGTTCCAGCTGTGGGTGGGACAAAGCTCTGAATGTTTCCGTCGACTGGCCCTCCTTCTCTCGCCACGGAGACTGGATGAGGCAGAAGAGTATGTGACCAAAGTTGAAACCTCCCcctctgcatctcctctgcctccaCTCCACCGGTCCATCGCTGCAGTAACAGAACCCCTCCATCATGCACTTGCCAGCTGTCTTGGCGAAGTGCAGCGCAGCTACGACTTCCACCGACACTTCGAGACCCAGCCGAGGATGACGGGCTGTGACCGCACTGGCCGAGCCAGGGAGAAGTGCCGAGAGCTCAACACCTTGCACACCTCTATCCGAAGCTTGCAGCTGCACCTCAAGGCCCTGCTCAGCGA AATGATCATTCTGGAGGACGACCTGGAGAAACTGATGGTGTCAAAGGAGTTGACAGAGTTGACTCTTGAGGGCTACCAGGATCTTAGCGACCGCCTGCATCAGCTGCAGCCTCACATGCAAGCCAGCACCGGCTGCTGGGAGGACACCATCAGCCAGGTGGAGCGCATGCTAAAACGGGCCAATACCTGTCCAG GGAGTACTGAGGGTGTGGAGCAGTGTGGTCCTCCTGAATTTAAAGTCCCTGCTCCTCCACCATCCTACCCTCTCATCCTGGACAGAGACCCGGTGCCGGAGGAGCTG GAGTGGGAGGCATACGTGTCTGACTCGGACTCTGACAGTGAGGGCCAAGGGTCGTGGACAGACATGCTGTCACCAGAGGAGCGTGAACGACAGCGGCGGGAGAGGGAGGAGTCTCGCCGCGTCCTGTCTGAACTCAAAGCTGTTCTGGGCTTCCGTGCGTCAGAGggggagaggatgaagaggaagcagCTGCTCTTCAATGATCAAG CTGCTTTGACACCTTCAGCCCTTACTGACAGTTCAGATCCTGCCACAAACCTGTCAGGCGCTCCAACTTCTGTAGGCCCCGTGGATATAGGCAATGAAGAAGGAAACCACCTATCAGAACGCTCTGCAGGAAACAAAGGGGAGGAAGGGGAAGGAAAAGACAGCCGGGTGAGGCCTGACCCCTCTGCAGACCCGGTGACGGAGTTCAGCTGTGGTTTGGAGGGAGGGGATATGGGAGGAACTTCGttctgcagcagaggaggaggaggggcatcagagctgcaccagtATGATGGTGTGGCAGAAGAGGCAGAGGGCCAGAATGGTCTGGACTGCTTCCTGAAGCCTAAAGTCCTTGCTGTCTCTCTgatggacagactgacagagatcCACGGCTCAGAGGCTCTCAGCTTCAGCTCTACCCTCGCTGCACAGGTGGCTGCTCGCTCACAATCACTTATCAACATGGAGGAGCAGACATTTggagacgaggaagaggaggaggacgacgaagaagaagcagaaagtgACAGACCAACCCTAGAGAACGACAAGACATTAAAGCCCTCGGCTTTATCCGAGCACTGA
- the metap2a gene encoding methionine aminopeptidase 2 produces MADVVAEQVVDQKPVQEQELNGQAEDKEEPDPVEETAKKKKKKKKKNKSVTTGTEAEADGVAEVTKQLEKQVIEDKEKEEDGEEDGDDGENTAGKKKKKKKKKKGPKSQTDPPSVPICELYPNGTFPVGQECEYPLAQDGRSAAWRLTNEEKRVLDKANEEVWNDFRQAAEAHRQVRQHVRSFLKPGMTMIEICERLEDCSRKLIKENGLNAGLAFPTGCSLNHCAAHYTPNAGDTTVLQYDDVCKIDFGTHINGRIIDCAFTVTFNPKYDKLLEAVRDATNTGIKNAGVDVRLCDVGEAIQEVMESYEVELDGKTYQVKPIRNLNGHSIGQYRIHAGKTVPIVKGGEATRMEEGEVYAIETFGSTGKGVVHDDMECSHYMKNFDVGHVPIRLPRAKHLLNVINENFGTLAFCRRWLDRLGESKYLMALKNLCDLGIVDPYPPLCDTKGCYTAQFEHTILLRPTCKEVVSRGDDY; encoded by the exons ATGGCGGACGTGGTGGCGGAGCAGGTAGTGGATCAGAAGCCAGTGCAAGAACAGGAGCTGAACGGGCAGGCTGAGGACAAAGAAGAGCCCGACCCAGTGGAGGAGACCgcgaaaaagaagaaaaagaagaagaagaagaacaagtcTGTGACCACAG GCACTGAGGCGGAGGCAGATGGAGTAGCTGAAGTGACCAAACAGCTAGAAAAGCAGGTGATAGAggacaaagagaaggaggaggatggcGAGGAAG atggtgatgatggtgaaaacacagcagggaaaaagaagaagaagaaaaagaagaagaaaggac CCAAATCTCAGACTGATCCCCCATCTGTGCCCATCTGTGAGTTGTACCCTAATGGTACATTCCCTGTGGGACAGGAGTGTGAATACCCCCTCGCTCAGGATGG TCGCAGTGCGGCATGGCGTTTGACCAATGAGGAGAAGCGGGTGCTGGACAAAGCCAATGAGGAGGTGTGGAACGACTTCAGACAGGCGGCTGAGGCCCACAGACAGGTCCGCCAGCACGTCCGCAGCTTCCTTAAACCTGGCATGACCATGATCGAAATCTG CGAGCGGCTGGAAGACTGTTCTCGTAAGCTGATTAAGGAGAATGGTCTGAATGCTGGCTTGGCCTTTCCTACCGGCTGCTCCCTCAACCACTGTGCTGCCCACTACACTCCCAATGCTGGAGACACCACTGTCTTGCAGTACGACGACGTCTGCAAGATCGACTTCGGCACGCACATCAACG GAAGAATCATTGACTGTGCCTTCACTGTCACATTTAACCCAAAGTACGACAAGCTGCTGGAGGCTGTGAGAGATGCCACCAATACCGGAATCAAA AATGCCGGCGTTGACGTGCGCCTGTGTGATGTTGGCGAGGCGATTCAGGAGGTTATGGAGTCCTACGAGGTCGAGCTTGATGGCAAAACATACCAAG TTAAGCCCATCCGAAACCTGAATGGTCACTCAATCGGTCAGTACAGGATACATGCTGGAAAGACTGTGCCCATCGTAAAAGGAGGAGAAGCCACCAGAATGGAG GAGGGAGAAGTTTATGCTATTGAGACATTTGGCAGCACAGGGAAAGGCGTGGTCCATGACGACATGGAGTGCTCTCACTATATGAAAAACTTTGATGTTGGCCATGTTCCCATCAG aCTGCCCAGAGCAAAGCACTTGCTAAATGTCATCAATGAGAACTTTGGCACGTTGGCATTCTGCCGGCGCTGGCTGGACCGCCTGGGCGAGAGCAAGTACCTTATGGCCCTGAAGAACCTGTGTGACCTAGGCATTGTGGACCCCTACCCTCCACTCTGTGACACCAAGGGCTGCTACACAGCTCAGTTTGAGCACACTATCCTGCTCAGGCCCACCTGCAAGGAGGTGGTGAGCCGGGGAGATGACTACTGA